One window of Vitis riparia cultivar Riparia Gloire de Montpellier isolate 1030 chromosome 5, EGFV_Vit.rip_1.0, whole genome shotgun sequence genomic DNA carries:
- the LOC117913895 gene encoding uncharacterized protein LOC117913895 has product MGREKEGEPLNPKETMKMKKPSRLGPKAPNPKSKFNKKKKKLTNIDKKKNKNDSSDKVGAKKPKPQAEPISPSQQLNFFLDQFQSANNLQLSSLESDSLTEACILDLSQGLDQEVSTLGKQVKAAFGPSWKEVLCEGQLMEGKIDPGNPAVLIISASALRSLEFLRGLQPLTRECPAAKLFSKHMKVDDQVSILKNRVNIASGTPSRIKKLIDVEALGLSRLSIIVLDMHTDVKGYSLFTLPQVREEFWDLYKNYFHQRLLQGDTQICLFGRIPIGSDSKKKQNKQVTEQ; this is encoded by the exons ATGGGGAGGGAGAAAGAGGGGGAGCCCTTAAACCCTAAGGAgacgatgaagatgaagaagccCTCACGACTGGGCCCTAAGGCACCTAATCCAAAATCTAAAttcaacaagaagaagaagaagcttaCTAACATtgacaagaagaagaacaaaaacGACAGCAGCGACAAGGTGGGAGCCAAGAAACCCAAGCCCCAAGCAGAGCCCATTTCACCCTCACAGCAGCTGAATTTCTTTCTGGACCAATTTCAATCCGCCAATAATCTTCAGCTTTCTTCCCTCGAATCCGACTCTCTCACTG AAGCATGCATTTTGGATCTATCTCAAGGCCTTGACCAAGAGGTTAGCACCTTAGGGAAACAAGTGAAGGCTGCTTTCGGGCCTTCATGGAAAGAAGTGCTTTGTGAGGGTCAGCTCATGGAAGGAAAAATTGATCCTGGCAATCCAGCAGTTCTTATCATAAGCGCATCTGCTCTACGATCATTGGAGTTTCTTAG GGGCTTACAGCCATTGACTAGAGAATGCCCTGCTGCCAAGCTGTTCTCAAAGCATATGAAGGTTGATGATCAG GTATCCATTTTAAAGAATCGTGTTAATATTGCCAGCGGTACACCTAGCAG GATCAAGAAGTTAATTGACGTGGAAGCATTAGGGCTTTCAAGATTATCAATAATTGTGCTTGACATGCACACAGACGTTAAGGGATATTCCTTGTTTACGCTTCCACAAGTCAG GGAAGAGTTCTGGGACTTGTACAAGAACTACTTTCACCAACGACTTCTTCAAGGTGATACACAAATCTGTCTCTTTGGTAGAATACCAATTGGGTCTGACAGTAAGAAAAAACAGAACAAACAAGTTACTGAACAATGA